TTGGCCTCTTTTATGTATTGTGAAAGTATTTTGTGGTTTTGATTATCGATATTTTTACTGCCGGAACCCATATCAAAATCAGGCGACGAAGCGGCGAGCCCCACGGAGGCGATGGTGCCGATCCCTCCCGCGGCGGCTACGGCGCCGGCCAACCTGGGACCTGACACCATTATGCCCATTCCTCCCTGGATGATGGGATATTTAGGCTGATGTTTCCCAATGGTTAATAATGGTAATTCTATTTTTTTATCGATCATTTTAAGTTCCTTCCAGGTATTTGTTTAAAAATATTATATCCATTAATATAATAATGGAATCTTGTATATACTATTCCATAAAACCCGCTTTGGCAAGCCCTTTTTAGAATATTGCCGGGGGAAGATAAGATAGAATTGTATTGTTATAGTTTACTTATAGTTGACATTATGGTTGTTTTTAAATATAGTATATTAAAAGTTTTTATAAAGGAGAATATGTTACATGGAGGATATGGCTTCGCGTGCCATCGGGCTTTGCGACTGCAATAATTTCTTTGTCTCCTGCGAACGGCGTGAAAATCCGGCGCTTATTGACCGGCCGGTGGTCGTCCTGAGCGGCAACGACGGATGTATCGTTGCGCGTTCCAACGAAGTGAAGGCTATGGGCGTGCCGATGGGTGAGCCCTATTTCAAGGTCAGGGGGCTGTTGGAACGCGCCGGCGCGGCGGTGCTCAGCGGCCGCCTTTCTCTTTATAACAAGATCTCCGCCGAGGTAATGTCGCGTCTTGCGTGTTTCAGCGATGTCACGGAGGTCTATTCGATAGATGAGGCTTTTATAAATCTCGCGATACCATCAATAAAGGACCCCGCCGCCTATTGCATGGAGCTGCGGAAGGATATCTGGCGGCATTGTTCGATCCCCGTATCGGTGGGGATATCTTCCACGAAGACGCTGGCAAAGCTGGCGTCGCACTGCGCGAAGCATTCTGATAGCGGGGTCTTTTGGCTGAAGCGGGACTCTTATGCCGATCCGCGGTGGATGGCGCAGTTTGAGGTCGGCGATATATGGGGAGTCGGGAGGCGTATGGCAAAGCGCCTCAATCTCTATCACCGGATCTTGACCGCCGCGGATTTTGTATCGGCGGACGATCTGCTTCTTAAACGGGATTTTTCTGTAAACGCTCTTTATACGGCCTGGGAGCTGCGCGGCTATCCGGTCTATCCGCTCGCGGGAGGTCGGCGCGCGCCTAAGTCCATACAGGTCTCCCGTTCTTTTGGCGAGGCGGTATTCTCTTACGACGAACTGCAGGAGGCTGTATCATATTTTACGCTCTGTGCCGCGCGGCAGCTGCGGGCCGCGAAGCAACGCGCCTCGCGCATGGGGGTATACATAACGACGAGCCGTTTCCGCACGGATAATTTCTACGCGCGCGAAGACGCGCGCTCTTTTTCGTCTCCCCGTTCGCTTGACTGTGATTTTTTATCTGCGGCCAGGGATATGCTTGCCGGCATCTACAGAGAAGGCTGCGCCTATAAGAAGGCGGGGGTGGTCCTCGATGACTTTACCGATGTCAGCTGCGGCGTGCAGCAGCTTCTGTTTGATGAGGAGGGGCGGCCTGCGGCGCGGGAGGGGAAGTTCCTGCTGGCGGCCGCCGTCACCGACTCCCTGAACCGCGAATTCGGGCGCCTCGTCATCGGCTCCGCCGATAATTTCGGCGCGCCGGAGAGAAAGTCAAAATGGTATCCGCGGCGCGGGCATAGCGCCGCCGAGAACGATTACCGTGACCGCCCGGCGCTGCCGATCGGCCCTTCGAGAAGGGTCGGTTTTTAGGGGGGCCGCCGTAAAATAAAAAGGAAGAGAGGCCTTTGAACAACGATCGAAGGCCTCTCTTATATCTTTGCAAGGCGGCCGGATGCGCCGCTTTTTTGTTTTTAGAATTTCTGGAAGATCGAGGGTTTTGCTCCGCAAATGGGGCAGGGGCTGCTTGTTTCGCCCTTGTGGATGAATCCGCAGATGGGGCAGAGATAGTAATCGGAATCGGTATTGCTCATATCGGCAAGCGCCTCTTTGTAGAGCTTCGCATGTACCTTTTCTGCTTCGTTGGCATAGTGGAAGATACGGGCTGCTTCTTTGTTGCCCTCGGCCTTTGCCTGTTCGATCATCGGGGGATACATCTCGGAGAATTCATAGGTCTCTCCGTCAATACCGGCCTGAAGGTTGTCCGCCGTTGTGCCCACGCCGCCCTTTGCCTTGAATTCAGCGAAAGCGTGAATGGTCTCCGCCGCCGCGGTGGCGCGGAAGAGCTTCGCTATGCCGGCAAATCCGTCCTTTTCCGCCTGCTCGGCGAACATAAGGTACTTACGGTTGGCCTGTGATTCTCCCGCGAAAGCGGTTGCGAAATTTTCCTGTGTGGTTGACATGATCAGTTTTCCTCCTTGTGGTTTTTATGCCCTATTTCTTGGTTTAATTCCCAAAACCTATATAGTTATTTAAAACTATTTTAGTTTAACGCCATTCTCTAATTTTGTCAAGTTTAAAAACGGAATTTTTCTTAATATTCGACGCCTTTGCGCGCGCTGACGCCGCTGCGGTATGGATGCTTGATCTCTTTTATCTCGCTGACGAGATCTGCCATTTCGAGCAGTGATTTCGGCGCGTTTCTCCCTGTGAGAACGATCTCTGTTTTTTCAGGTTTACGGCCGATCAGCTCCGCTACGTCGTCGGCGTCGATGAGTCCGAAGTCTATCGCGACGTTGATCTCGTCGAGTATAACGAGGTCATATTCACCGGAGGCGATGAACTTTTCGGCCTCTTTCAGACCGCGCGACGCCTCTGTAAAGTCTTCTGCCGTTTCGTCGCCGCGGAAGATGCATTTGTCACGGCCGGTGTGGACGAGAGTCACATTTGGCAGATGCTTGACGGCGGCCAGCTCGCCATACTGTGCCCAGCCCTTCATGAACTGCACTATCGCGACGCGCGCGCCGTGGCCGCAGGCGCGCAGCGCCAGCCCGAGGGCGGCGGTAGTCTTGCCTTTTCCATCCCCGGTGTATATTTCAATGAGTCCTTTTGAGCCAAACATCTTATCACACACCTTCCCCTTTTATTTTCTCAATATTGCTTTACTATGCATCAGTATTTTGTATGTCTTTTTATAAAATCCTCTATGAGTTTTGCGGAGATGCTGATGCCGCGGTAGTATTCGGGGATTTCACCGGGGGCGAACCAGCGGACGTCGGTGACTTCCGTGGTGTCCGGGCAGATGTCCCCCGATTCCCATTCGGCGACAAAGCCGAGCATCAGCGAACGCGGGAATGGCCAAGGCTGGCTGTTGAAGTATCTTATGTTCTTGACTCGTATCCGCGATTCCTCGTAGACCTCGCGCGCGACGCACTCTTCAAGGCTCTCTCCCGGCTCGACGAAGCCCGCAAGCACGCTGTAGCGCCCCGCGGGGAAGTTGACGCCGTGTCCGAGAAGGATTTTCCCCTCTTTCTCGACGCAGACGATGATCGCCGGCGAGATGACGGGGTAAAATAGTTCCCCGCACGAGGGGCATCTCATAGCGCCCTCCGCCGGGTCGAAGAGGTTCGCCGCGCCGCATCTGCCGCAGTGTTTATGGAGTCTCTGCCAGTCCATGATGTGGAAGGCCTTGCCGATGCGGAAGAATTGTTCCTCGCCGACCGCCGTCCAGCAGCCGCGCCGTTCGCAGGCGGCGAAGCCCTCGGGCAGCGCCGCCTCCGTATCGAGCTCCGCCCAGCGGTCCCCGACGCGCGCCGCCCCCTGTCCGCGCCCAGCGCGGACATCATAGATTTCTTCAGGGGGCAAGCCTGCGGATGCGTCTGCCGCGCACGCCGCCCCCTGTCCGCGCCCAGCGCGGACATCATAGATTTCTTCAGGGGGCAAGCCTGCGGATGCGTCTGCCGCGCACGCCGCGTTGTCTTCTTTATCTACGCAGCCGCTGTTGAGGAAGTTCTTCCTGAACTTCCCCGCGTCTGTCGCTTCCGGTATCGCGCCGTTTTCTTTGAGGATTATTTTTCCGTTTTGAAATATATAATAAAAGGACATTCCGAAGCCTTCCCTCGTCTGCTTTGATATTGGCAGTTATGATTATTTATTTTACTGGACTTATGCCAAAAAGAACACTATTATTTATCGTAAGCCGTTGGTCAAATATGTCTTTTATGGCCGGTGCTGCCGTCCGCCGGTATCGCGGGGGACGGCGTATTTGGCCGGCCGGGCAAAGGCGATGAGCTGCCGGACATATTCTGTCGATCGGTAAAAAACCTTCAGGAGGGCTTTGTAATGATCGAAAAGTTGGAGAATGTAACAGCTATAGCCAAGGCTAACGTATATTTTGACGGGAAAGTGGTCAGCCACACTGTTTATCTGGCAAACGGCGACCGCAAGACGCTCGGGCTCTTTCTCCCCGGTGAGTACGAGTTCGGAACGGGCGACGCCGAGATCATGGATCTCACCGACGGCGTCTGCCAGGTGCTCCTTCCCGGTTCAAAGGAGTGGCAGGAGCTTAAGGCGGGCGAGTCCTTCAATATACCGGCGAACAGCAAGTTCGGCTTCCGCTGCTATGTCCCGGTGCAGTATGTCTGTTCCTACGTAAAAGCCTGATCCGATATGCCGGCCGCGCCTTTATACGCCGCGGCGATAAAGATAATAAAAAGCGCTCCCCGCCTGTGACGGGGAGCGCTGCGCTTGCTGTATCAGAATCAGGCGCGGTATCCAGCGGGCGGCCTTTTATTCCGGGAACCTGGCGCCGGGCTTCAGCTCGAGGATCTTGTTTTTGATATGGAGAAGGCGGCGGTCGTCAGGGGGGTGCGAGTTGAATCCGCTCGGTTGGGTGTTGTTCACCTTGGCGAGTTTGCTGATCGCGCTGTACATGCCGACGGGGTCCTCTCCGTTTTTAACGGCGAGTTCCACGGAGTAGTCGTCGGCCTCGATCTCCTGTTCGCGGCTCCAGCCGGAGTTTACGAGGTTTGCGCCGACGTTGACGGCGGTGCCGGCCAGGTCTCCGCCTAACAGCTGTCCGAGGATCGCCGCGGCGATCGAGAGTCCGGCGCCGCGCGAGGCGCTCTTATGCATATGGTTCAGCCTGACGTGTCCCGCCTCATGAGCGAATACGGCGTAAAGCTCCGCTTCGGTGTCCAGCATATTGAGCAGCCCGGTGGTCACCGTAACAGATTCGCCGTTCGTGACCCAGGCGTTGGGGGTCTCTTCATCTTTTATATAAAAAGGCAGCGCGGTCAAAGCCGTCGGCTCCGCCACTTTGTTCCAGATACGTTTCGCCTCCGCGCGGGAAATGAGCGCCTCCGCCGGCAGCGGGACGGAGATGATGAGCAGCGCTAACACGGTAAGGGCTGTTTTCATTATCTTCATTCATTCTCACCTTCCATCAACAGATCATGTTTTCTATATTATACTCAAGTGCGGCTCTAAATACAAAAAGGGACGCGCGTGGCCGCGTCCCTGATGTGTCCGTTCCGTCGTTTGGAGAGCTATTTTTCGCGCGGCTGCTGCCATTTGCCTTCAAAGACGAAGCTGTCCAGGGGAAGCCGCTCCCGCTTTTCAAGTTCGCGCTCTTTGAGTTCGCCCTCCAGCAGGGAGGGTTCTCCCACGTAGCCTACGGCGATGGCCACCAGCGGTTCGTAACCGTCGGGGACGCCGTAATACTCGCGCACGGCCTCCGTTGAGAAGCCTGCCATCGGGTGTCCCTGAAGCCCCTGCGCCGCGGCTTCCAGCAGAAGGTTCTCCAGCGCCAGGCCGCAGTCGTGCATCGCCCAGCGGTTCGGTTTATTATTGTAATCGAAGCTGTTTTTCACCACGAGGATCATCAGAAGCTGTGCCCGCTTTGCCCATACCTGATTGGAATCCGCAAGGCAGGAGAGCATCTTTTCAAACTCCGGCGGGTTGCCTTTAGAGGCCGTGATGAAGCGCCACGGCTGTTCGTTGAACGCGGAGGGCGCCCAGCGCGCCGCCTCGAAGAGGGAAAGTACCTTATCGCTCTCTATC
The window above is part of the Cloacibacillus evryensis DSM 19522 genome. Proteins encoded here:
- a CDS encoding M48 family metallopeptidase — protein: MKIMKTALTVLALLIISVPLPAEALISRAEAKRIWNKVAEPTALTALPFYIKDEETPNAWVTNGESVTVTTGLLNMLDTEAELYAVFAHEAGHVRLNHMHKSASRGAGLSIAAAILGQLLGGDLAGTAVNVGANLVNSGWSREQEIEADDYSVELAVKNGEDPVGMYSAISKLAKVNNTQPSGFNSHPPDDRRLLHIKNKILELKPGARFPE
- a CDS encoding nitroreductase family protein, which produces MIDKRASADHEITGLIAERWSPRAFSDRTIESDKVLSLFEAARWAPSAFNEQPWRFITASKGNPPEFEKMLSCLADSNQVWAKRAQLLMILVVKNSFDYNNKPNRWAMHDCGLALENLLLEAAAQGLQGHPMAGFSTEAVREYYGVPDGYEPLVAIAVGYVGEPSLLEGELKERELEKRERLPLDSFVFEGKWQQPREK
- the cobO gene encoding cob(I)yrinic acid a,c-diamide adenosyltransferase, producing MFGSKGLIEIYTGDGKGKTTAALGLALRACGHGARVAIVQFMKGWAQYGELAAVKHLPNVTLVHTGRDKCIFRGDETAEDFTEASRGLKEAEKFIASGEYDLVILDEINVAIDFGLIDADDVAELIGRKPEKTEIVLTGRNAPKSLLEMADLVSEIKEIKHPYRSGVSARKGVEY
- a CDS encoding pyrimidine/purine nucleoside phosphorylase is translated as MIEKLENVTAIAKANVYFDGKVVSHTVYLANGDRKTLGLFLPGEYEFGTGDAEIMDLTDGVCQVLLPGSKEWQELKAGESFNIPANSKFGFRCYVPVQYVCSYVKA
- the nudC gene encoding NAD(+) diphosphatase translates to MSFYYIFQNGKIILKENGAIPEATDAGKFRKNFLNSGCVDKEDNAACAADASAGLPPEEIYDVRAGRGQGAACAADASAGLPPEEIYDVRAGRGQGAARVGDRWAELDTEAALPEGFAACERRGCWTAVGEEQFFRIGKAFHIMDWQRLHKHCGRCGAANLFDPAEGAMRCPSCGELFYPVISPAIIVCVEKEGKILLGHGVNFPAGRYSVLAGFVEPGESLEECVAREVYEESRIRVKNIRYFNSQPWPFPRSLMLGFVAEWESGDICPDTTEVTDVRWFAPGEIPEYYRGISISAKLIEDFIKRHTKY
- a CDS encoding rubrerythrin family protein — encoded protein: MSTTQENFATAFAGESQANRKYLMFAEQAEKDGFAGIAKLFRATAAAETIHAFAEFKAKGGVGTTADNLQAGIDGETYEFSEMYPPMIEQAKAEGNKEAARIFHYANEAEKVHAKLYKEALADMSNTDSDYYLCPICGFIHKGETSSPCPICGAKPSIFQKF
- a CDS encoding Y-family DNA polymerase; the encoded protein is MEDMASRAIGLCDCNNFFVSCERRENPALIDRPVVVLSGNDGCIVARSNEVKAMGVPMGEPYFKVRGLLERAGAAVLSGRLSLYNKISAEVMSRLACFSDVTEVYSIDEAFINLAIPSIKDPAAYCMELRKDIWRHCSIPVSVGISSTKTLAKLASHCAKHSDSGVFWLKRDSYADPRWMAQFEVGDIWGVGRRMAKRLNLYHRILTAADFVSADDLLLKRDFSVNALYTAWELRGYPVYPLAGGRRAPKSIQVSRSFGEAVFSYDELQEAVSYFTLCAARQLRAAKQRASRMGVYITTSRFRTDNFYAREDARSFSSPRSLDCDFLSAARDMLAGIYREGCAYKKAGVVLDDFTDVSCGVQQLLFDEEGRPAAREGKFLLAAAVTDSLNREFGRLVIGSADNFGAPERKSKWYPRRGHSAAENDYRDRPALPIGPSRRVGF